The genomic window AAGACAGAAGTAACCTCGGCCTGAGACAAGAACAGATTCCACAAAGGAAACGATGAAGAAGGAAGTGCTCATACGGCCCCTGGTGACGGAGAAGATGACGTCACTCATGGAGAGCGGCCACTACGCATTTGTCGTGCGAGGGGACGCAAACAAGATTGAGATCCGGGATGCTCTTCAGGAGCGTTATCCGGCCGTAAAGATTAAGGAAGTCAGGACGATGGTGGTGCGCGGAAAGCGGCGTCGTCAGCACACGCGCCGAGGCGTCGTGGAGGGCCGTGTGGCCTCGTATAAGAAGGCTATCGTTACGCTCCTTCCGGACAGCGAGCAGATAGACTTCTTCGAGGAAGTTTAGATAGACAGCGAATCGAACTGCTAGAGAGATGCCAATCAAGAAATTAAAGCCGAATACGCCGGGTCAGCGGCACCGATCAGTTTCGGGTTTCGAAACGATCACGAAGAGCTCGCCGGAGAAGAGCCTTCTCGGACCCGTCAAGCGGAAGGGCGGTCGGAATAATACCGGCCGCATCATGGTTCGGCATCAGGGTGGTGGGCACAAGCGTCGCTATCGTCACATCGATTTCAAGCGCGACAAGCGGGGGATTCCAGCTCGGGTCGCAGGCATCGAATATGATCCGAATCGCTCGGCACGCATCGCTCTGCTTGTATATGCGGACGGAGAGAAACGGTACGTAATCGCACCGACCGAGATGGTAGTGGGAC from Rhodothermales bacterium includes these protein-coding regions:
- the rplW gene encoding 50S ribosomal protein L23, translating into MKKEVLIRPLVTEKMTSLMESGHYAFVVRGDANKIEIRDALQERYPAVKIKEVRTMVVRGKRRRQHTRRGVVEGRVASYKKAIVTLLPDSEQIDFFEEV